From the genome of Triticum aestivum cultivar Chinese Spring chromosome 3B, IWGSC CS RefSeq v2.1, whole genome shotgun sequence, one region includes:
- the LOC123066735 gene encoding uncharacterized protein, with protein MVHPMRMPPPPPDEYDPTRGTIACFTDHGLADDPVSPAALEALRVILVGHYEEAFRRLPVEDMPDGLDLAQLAHRGGFCLGLLDPVTNIVLNTISLLPHGFEFDANPSPAPSAPGLRMPSRRRNSSRDAWHGVACRSSGCLLEFMRAYFGLLSEEQARRYLIWARADIAMAVLLVEHELYDARPAPPDPRSSRTRQSLRLAAMHMQHPSPDSLVSLATAWLPPQKLEILAPILRHDGGRNRLAVQDVKNILHVLRHQDDISAMATLQSPPPLEEGTTSCIYLGDGRIAYTTIVQRAGDHIASLRRPQDTQSTLISYSTAAPSATDTTAEPHDSPCAYVGSLDMDEARQCPYVRSLEMSLLGTIHGFYLKALAMLPSYAARHHVRGILLAGHCYGPMDPVSNIILSTVWYDANFPLPVADRGTQAHDILDTLTMLRVVTSSLHGLVALLHANSGKHLPLHEILKYLCYRKCDLATMLQPYLHRNSPNPFASAAAAARHPQASAWATFLSSLAPTKLDQIRSLMISATANNTALSYESLTEIYNILREETRKAVTLPAPKLCRMAVSILTRKREAYAHQQSFIRGRIEQLLLEYARRHPSETKYDLDFICGVAVTLTGHQDQCYHVNFMAATKSTSKNTLFFAEFWWAYQDQSKPSVCCPLPQPYTMGRCYYGQESARKLAYPDDSIDYFSRDITHGGLDDTEGILNTDFLYFDSERDVELAKVLQRMGKKEEVMQRSSTGRRAEWTAGVPLC; from the exons ATGGTCCATCCGATgcgtatgccgccgccgccgcccgacgagtACGACCCCACGAGGGGCACCATCGCCTGCTTCACGGACCATGGCCTCGCCGACGACCCCGTCTCGCCCGCCGCGCTCGAGGCCCTCCGCGTCATCCTCGTCGGCCACTACGAGGAGGCGTTCCGGCGGCTGCCCGTCGAGGACATGCCGGACGGTCTCGACCTGGCCCAGCTCGCCCACCGCGGCGGCTTCTGCCTCGGCCTCCTCGATCCCGTTACCAACATCGTCCTCAACACAATCTCCCTCCTCCCACACGGATTCGAGTTTGACGCAAACCCTAGCCCGGCGCCGTCCGCTCCAGGACTCAGGATGCCGTCGCGCCGCCGAAACTCGAGCAGGGATGCATGGCACGGCGTCGCGTGCAGGTCCAGCGGGTGCCTCCTCGAGTTCATGCGGGCCTACTTCGGGCTGCTCAGCGAGGAGCAAGCCCGGCGGTACCTCATCTGGGCGCGTGCCGACATCGCCATGGCGGTTCTGCTCGTCGAGCACGAGCTCTACGACGCCCGTCCTGCACCGCCGGACCCTCGCTCCAGCAGGACGCGGCAGTCTCTCAGGCTCGCTGCTATGCACATGCAACACCCTTCGCCGGACAGCCTCGTGTCGCTCGCTACGGCGTGGCTTCCACCGCAGAAGCTCGAGATACTTGCCCCCATCCTACGACACGATGGCGGTCGGAATAGGCTGGCTGTCCAAGACGTAAAGAACATCCTCCACGTGCTGCGCCACCAAGACGACATATCCGCCATGGCTACATTGCAGTCACCGCCGCCGCTTGAAGAAGGCACTACGAGCTGCATCTACCTTGGAGATGGCCGGATCGCGTACACCACCATTGTCCAGCGAGCCGGCGACCACATCGCATCTCTACGGCGTCCTCAAGACACGCAGTCCACGCTAATCTCTTACTCCACCGCAGCACCGTCGGCGACAGACACGACGGCGGAGCCGCACGACTCCCCTTGCGCATACGTGGGGTCTCTCGACATGGACGAGGCCCGACAATGCCCGTACGTACGGTCTCTGGAGATGTCCCTCCTGGGCACCATCCATGGATTCTACCTCAAGGCGCTCGCCATGCTGCCAAGCTACGCCGCGCGCCACCATGTACGCGGCATCCTCCTAGCCGGCCACTGCTACGGCCCAATGGACCCTGTCTCCAACATCATCCTCAGTACCGTCTGGTATGACGCCAACTTCCCGCTCCCCGTGGCTGATCGTGGGACGCAGGCGCACGACATCCTTGACACCCTCACCATGCTCAGGGTGGTCACTAGCTCCCTGCACGGCCTCGTAGCTCTCCTGCACGCCAACTCCGGCAAGCATCTGCCGTTGCACGAGATCTTGAAGTACCTCTGCTACAGGAAGTGCGACTTGGCCACCATGTTACAGCCATATCTACACCGGAACTCTCCCAACCCTTTTGCCagcgccgccgctgctgctcgtCACCCGCAAGCGTCCGCTTGGGCAACATTTCTTTCATCATTGGCGCCGACGAAGCTAGACCAGATACGGTCCTTGATGATTAGTGCCACTGCCAACAACACCGCGCTTTCTTATGAGTCTTTGACCGAGATATACAACATCCTCAGAGAGGAAACCCGGAAGGCGGTGACACTGCCGGCTCCCAAACTCTGTCGGATGGCGGTGAGCATTCTCACAAGAAAGAGGGAGGCCTATGCTCACCAGCAGAGCTTCATTCGCGGTAGGATTGAACAGCTACTGCTGGAATACGCGCGTCGCCATCCTTCAGAAACAAAATATGATTTGGATTTTATATGCGGTGTAGCCGTAACATTAACCGGTCACCAGGATCAATGCTACCACGTCAATTTCATGGCAGCTACCAAATCGACATCCAAGAACACACTTTTCTTTGCCGAGTTTTGGTGGGCATATCAAGATCAGTCAAAGCCTTCCGTATGCTGCCCTCTGCCCCAACCGTATACCATGG GTCGTTGCTACTACGGCCAGGAGTCCGCACGTAAGCTCGCCTATCCGGATGACTCCATCGACTATTTCTCACGCGACATTACTCATGGCGGACTAGATGACACAGAAGGCATACTAAACACGGACTTTTTGTACTTCGACTCCGAGAGGGACGTCGAGCTTGCCAAGGTCTTGCAGAGGATGGGCAAGAAAGAAGAGGTCATGCAAAGGTCCTCTACTGGAAGGCGTGCTGAATGGACCGCCGGTGTTCCTCTGTGCTAG